One Mycolicibacterium sarraceniae genomic window carries:
- a CDS encoding pyridoxal phosphate-dependent aminotransferase, which yields MKFAQSSRLSNVSDEAAGPIAEEVARLAATGQQIMRLDVGDPHPFGFEVPAQLVREIAGTLATSAGYTGAKGLLSARRAVAQYYAARAVPEVHVENVFLGNGASELITMSMTALLEDRDEVLVPAPDFPVWTAAVNVNGGRAIHYRCDESSDWYPDVADIANKVTSRTRAIVIINPNNPTGAVYPPEVLTGILTIAREHNLIVCSDEIYDKILYDGVSHTVTASLAPDLICLTFNGLSKAHRCAGFRAGWLAVSGPTDHATSYLDGLATVAGLRRCANVPAQQAIRFALDADRSGVDLALPAGRLHEQRDRAWAALNAIPGVSCVKPQGALYAFPKIDLSVYPIRDDEQFVLDLLLQEKIHIIPGTALSWPEPDHVRIVTLPHAEKLESAIERIGQFLATYRQ from the coding sequence ATGAAGTTCGCCCAGTCGAGCAGGTTGTCCAACGTGTCTGACGAAGCCGCGGGACCGATCGCCGAAGAGGTGGCCCGGCTGGCGGCGACTGGACAACAGATCATGCGACTGGATGTGGGCGACCCGCATCCTTTCGGTTTCGAGGTACCCGCACAACTGGTCCGCGAGATCGCCGGCACATTGGCGACCTCGGCCGGCTACACCGGAGCCAAGGGGCTGCTATCGGCGCGGCGTGCCGTAGCGCAGTACTACGCGGCCCGTGCCGTTCCGGAAGTCCACGTCGAGAACGTATTTCTAGGCAATGGCGCCTCCGAGCTGATCACGATGTCGATGACCGCCCTGTTGGAAGACCGTGACGAAGTCTTGGTGCCCGCGCCCGATTTTCCTGTCTGGACCGCCGCGGTCAACGTCAACGGCGGGCGCGCCATCCATTATCGATGTGACGAGTCCTCGGACTGGTACCCCGACGTCGCCGATATCGCGAACAAAGTCACCTCTCGAACACGCGCGATCGTCATCATCAACCCCAATAATCCGACGGGCGCGGTGTACCCGCCCGAGGTGCTGACCGGCATCCTCACAATCGCCAGGGAGCACAACCTCATCGTGTGCTCGGATGAGATCTACGACAAGATTCTCTACGACGGCGTGTCACACACCGTGACGGCCTCATTGGCACCAGATCTGATCTGCCTTACCTTCAACGGCCTGTCCAAGGCCCACCGTTGTGCGGGCTTTCGCGCCGGCTGGCTCGCGGTGTCCGGGCCCACCGACCACGCCACCAGCTACCTCGATGGCCTGGCGACTGTCGCCGGTCTGCGCCGCTGCGCGAATGTTCCTGCCCAGCAGGCGATTCGGTTCGCGCTCGACGCCGATCGGTCGGGCGTGGACCTTGCCCTTCCCGCCGGCAGATTGCACGAGCAGCGGGATCGCGCATGGGCGGCCCTGAATGCGATTCCGGGAGTCTCCTGCGTCAAGCCCCAGGGCGCGCTGTACGCGTTTCCAAAGATCGACCTGAGCGTGTACCCGATCCGCGATGACGAGCAGTTCGTCCTCGATCTGTTGTTGCAGGAGAAGATCCACATCATCCCCGGGACAGCCCTGAGCTGGCCTGAGCCCGACCATGTCCGGATCGTGACGCTGCCGCACGCCGAGAAACTGGAGTCCGCCATCGAGCGCATCGGGCAGTTCCTGGCGACGTACCGCCAGTAG
- a CDS encoding AMP-binding protein translates to MLDRAAQSGHSLYFVDRNENDTEVAFAQIRSDARDFAAGLSAAGVHSGDRVALVLPTGPEFVASFFGVLYAGAVPVPLYPPVRLGRLDDYRHRTAAMLRAVHAVLVVTEDRIRPLLEGDETRCVTMAELSGPDFADSPLVATDLALIQFSSGTTHDPKPVALTHANLLHNLAAIADYFDSAGMPEQVGVTWLPLYHDMGLIGNLLMAFYLRRPLVLLPPELFLAVPAAWLRAISRHRGTVTAAPNFAFGLCLKRIRDEDLAGVDLSSWRLCLNGAELASADVQRRFSERFGRWGFDSLSFTPVYGLAEASLAVTFKPAGRPFSVVERDNKELVSTGRPLAGVDVEIRGDDTRPLPEDEVGNIFVRGPSVMAGYFGRADLTGQVLRGGWLDCGDLGFIHDGELFVCGRSKETVVIRGANHAPQDFEAALDGLAGVRTGCAVAVSYLPAFADDEALAMLVETTADAPDGLADDVAARVLQRTGIAVGHVELLTPGTLPRTSSGKLRRIEARTQWLAGTLSPC, encoded by the coding sequence ATGCTGGACAGGGCAGCGCAAAGCGGTCATAGCCTGTACTTCGTCGACCGCAATGAGAACGACACCGAAGTCGCTTTCGCCCAGATTCGCTCTGATGCCCGCGATTTCGCAGCTGGCCTGAGTGCCGCCGGTGTGCATAGCGGAGATCGCGTCGCGCTGGTGTTACCGACCGGACCCGAATTTGTCGCGAGTTTCTTCGGCGTGCTCTACGCGGGCGCCGTCCCGGTACCGCTGTATCCGCCGGTGCGGCTGGGCAGGCTCGATGACTACCGACACCGGACCGCGGCGATGCTGCGGGCGGTTCACGCGGTCCTGGTGGTCACCGAGGATCGGATCCGTCCGCTGCTCGAGGGTGACGAGACACGCTGCGTCACCATGGCCGAACTGTCCGGCCCTGACTTCGCTGACAGCCCGCTGGTTGCCACTGATCTGGCGTTGATCCAATTCTCTTCGGGCACCACCCACGACCCCAAACCCGTCGCGCTCACCCATGCCAATCTGCTGCACAATCTCGCCGCGATCGCCGACTACTTCGACAGCGCGGGTATGCCTGAGCAGGTGGGTGTGACCTGGCTGCCGCTCTACCACGACATGGGGTTGATCGGGAACCTGTTGATGGCGTTCTATCTTCGGCGCCCCCTGGTGCTGCTACCACCTGAACTGTTCCTCGCTGTGCCGGCGGCATGGCTGCGGGCCATCTCCCGTCACCGCGGCACCGTCACCGCGGCACCGAACTTTGCGTTCGGTTTGTGCTTGAAGCGGATTCGGGATGAGGACCTGGCCGGTGTCGATTTGAGTTCCTGGCGACTGTGCCTGAACGGGGCCGAACTCGCCAGCGCCGACGTTCAGCGAAGGTTCAGCGAACGCTTCGGGCGCTGGGGGTTCGACAGCTTGTCGTTCACTCCGGTCTATGGGCTGGCCGAGGCGTCGCTGGCGGTGACCTTCAAGCCTGCCGGCCGTCCGTTCAGTGTGGTCGAACGCGACAACAAAGAACTCGTGAGCACCGGCCGTCCGCTGGCGGGAGTCGACGTTGAGATCCGGGGCGACGATACCCGGCCGCTGCCCGAGGACGAGGTGGGGAATATCTTCGTCCGCGGACCCAGCGTGATGGCCGGCTACTTCGGCCGCGCCGACCTCACCGGGCAGGTTTTGCGCGGCGGCTGGCTGGATTGCGGTGACCTCGGATTCATCCATGACGGTGAGCTTTTCGTCTGCGGACGCAGCAAGGAGACGGTGGTCATCCGCGGCGCCAATCACGCGCCCCAGGATTTCGAGGCGGCACTGGACGGGCTGGCCGGTGTACGCACCGGGTGCGCGGTGGCCGTCAGTTACCTGCCCGCTTTCGCCGACGACGAAGCGCTGGCCATGCTCGTTGAGACCACCGCCGACGCACCCGACGGCTTGGCGGACGACGTGGCGGCCCGGGTGTTGCAGCGCACCGGAATCGCTGTTGGCCATGTCGAGCTGTTGACGCCTGGCACCTTGCCGCGGACGTCTAGCGGAAAACTGCGCCGAATCGAGGCGCGCACTCAGTGGCTGGCGGGAACCCTATCGCCGTGTTAG
- a CDS encoding acyl carrier protein, producing the protein MTVPTTLAEITQDIIGFIESETDCAATTLTADSGLQDAGMDSARVLSLVFRIEARYDIDLDAEDGDDLRTVGELAQLVLRRIQERR; encoded by the coding sequence ATGACGGTGCCGACGACGCTGGCCGAGATCACCCAGGACATCATCGGATTCATCGAATCCGAAACCGATTGTGCTGCAACCACTCTCACCGCTGATTCAGGCCTGCAGGACGCCGGTATGGACTCGGCCCGGGTGCTGTCACTGGTTTTCCGGATCGAAGCCCGCTACGACATCGACCTCGACGCCGAGGACGGCGACGACCTGCGCACCGTGGGTGAGCTCGCTCAGTTGGTGCTGCGCCGCATCCAAGAGCGCCGATGA
- a CDS encoding 3-oxoacyl-ACP synthase III family protein gives MSPAGIQPTVSLIDIATYLPENRVPAEWYTQYSDNDGLRDNPMFRPPDFRHHAADDESNVDMIERAVAALVSRHGPDVLGEVDVVLTHSQLPDLPILGAGGEVAKRLGINPEWIIDVHNGGCAAFVLMLKLARQLLASGAGRTALIAVAQNAAGKIFEQDQVRKLAQASVPGDGAAVGLVTLSDSSPVLDIECRYFGENATDMTLAADPARRWWEAGEGQGYVGFNEGKIIKVLARGNRQVPQVVRAVCDRVGVKPGDLDLLVTNQPNRLLLRNWNEALGISPERHRDTFHECGNLFAVAIPVNIEAAVLDGQIGAGDIVMMAGFAHAGDFAGAAAIQWGGTRR, from the coding sequence ATGAGCCCGGCCGGAATCCAGCCGACGGTCAGCCTGATCGACATCGCCACCTACCTGCCCGAAAACCGTGTTCCCGCAGAGTGGTACACGCAATACAGTGACAACGACGGCCTCCGGGACAACCCGATGTTCCGGCCGCCGGACTTCCGCCACCACGCCGCCGATGACGAATCCAACGTCGACATGATCGAGCGTGCCGTCGCGGCATTGGTGAGCCGCCACGGACCCGATGTGCTGGGCGAGGTCGATGTCGTGCTGACCCACTCTCAATTGCCCGATCTGCCGATCCTCGGGGCGGGCGGTGAGGTCGCCAAGCGGCTGGGCATCAATCCCGAGTGGATCATCGACGTGCACAACGGCGGCTGCGCGGCATTCGTGTTGATGCTCAAGCTCGCTCGTCAGCTGCTGGCCAGCGGTGCCGGGCGAACCGCGCTGATCGCCGTCGCCCAGAACGCCGCGGGCAAGATCTTCGAACAGGACCAGGTGCGCAAGCTGGCGCAGGCATCGGTTCCCGGTGACGGCGCGGCTGTCGGCCTGGTCACCCTGTCGGACAGCTCGCCGGTGCTCGATATCGAGTGCCGCTATTTCGGCGAGAACGCCACCGACATGACCTTGGCCGCCGACCCGGCGCGACGGTGGTGGGAGGCCGGTGAGGGACAGGGCTACGTTGGGTTCAACGAGGGCAAGATCATCAAGGTGCTTGCCCGCGGCAACCGACAGGTGCCGCAAGTCGTGCGAGCTGTGTGCGACCGCGTCGGAGTGAAGCCCGGTGACCTCGACCTGCTGGTGACCAACCAGCCGAACCGGTTACTGCTGCGCAACTGGAATGAGGCGCTGGGAATTTCACCCGAACGTCACCGCGACACGTTCCACGAGTGCGGCAACCTGTTCGCGGTCGCCATCCCGGTCAACATCGAGGCCGCCGTCCTCGACGGCCAGATCGGCGCCGGCGACATCGTCATGATGGCGGGATTCGCGCATGCGGGAGACTTCGCCGGCGCCGCCGCCATCCAATGGGGTGGAACCCGGCGATGA
- a CDS encoding SRPBCC family protein, with protein sequence MTLPALEDITAHHTHHIGAGTEPIPGLMRIETSPREKATPVLMEMIHAVYPHDDVFGEYCTVNDYIDCPPDELFDYLADTRSLEEWTYSLRGFTPTDEAGLWLAYDRLGSETEIYTRTVANREARTVDYHCAWDQGRHLWMIYLMRVVDAQVVLNKPGSVVLWTNCHHPYYDDNPYPETAPPERPVWVGDFWEMFGAGHELELKNLKAIAEYRHRNGLPITPDWMRTS encoded by the coding sequence ATGACACTGCCCGCACTCGAGGACATCACGGCCCACCACACTCACCACATCGGGGCTGGCACCGAACCGATCCCTGGGCTGATGCGCATCGAGACGTCGCCGAGGGAGAAAGCCACCCCGGTCCTGATGGAGATGATCCACGCGGTCTATCCGCACGACGACGTGTTCGGCGAGTACTGCACTGTCAACGATTACATCGACTGTCCTCCCGACGAGCTGTTCGACTACCTCGCCGACACCCGCTCACTGGAGGAGTGGACGTACAGCCTGCGCGGGTTCACTCCGACCGACGAAGCCGGGCTCTGGCTGGCCTACGACCGGCTCGGCAGCGAAACCGAGATCTACACCCGTACCGTCGCCAACCGCGAGGCTCGCACCGTCGACTACCACTGCGCCTGGGATCAGGGTCGGCACCTGTGGATGATCTACCTGATGCGGGTGGTGGATGCGCAGGTGGTTCTCAACAAGCCCGGTTCGGTTGTGCTGTGGACCAACTGCCACCATCCCTATTACGACGACAATCCCTATCCCGAGACCGCGCCGCCGGAACGTCCGGTCTGGGTGGGGGATTTCTGGGAGATGTTCGGCGCGGGCCACGAGTTGGAACTGAAGAACCTCAAGGCCATTGCCGAGTATCGTCACCGCAACGGACTCCCGATCACCCCGGACTGGATGCGGACATCATGA